The DNA sequence TGCAGGGAATAGTCGCCGCTGAAGGCGCTGTGCACCCACTCCGGAATCGGAAACAGGGCCGAGCGGCGAAACACCATCGAGGCGGTAGGAATAAACCAGCCGTACTGAGCAATGTCGCCCTGGGTAAACTCCTTTTCGTGCTTGGGCAGCACCGCCGAGTACTTGTCGCTGAACAGGCGCGGCGGTATCGAGTTGTCGTCCATGAACTCCTCCGCGTCGTGGATGCAGGTGGTGCAGCCGGGGTGGGCCTCCAGAATATCGACCTGCCGCTGCAGCTTGTCGGGGCTGGTCCAGTAGTCGTCGCCTTCCAGCAGGGCAATGTAGGTGCCGGTGCTGGCCTGCAGCGTCGCCAGGAAGTTGCCCATCACGCCCAGGTTCTTTTCGGGCAGCAACAGCCGAATCCGGTCGGGGTAACGCCGCTGGTAGTCGAGGGCAATCTGCCGGGTGCTGTCCGTGGAGCAGTCTTCGCCCAGCACCAGTTCCACGGCGAAGTCCGTTTTCTGCATCAACACCGACTCAATGGCCTGAGCCAGAAAACGTTCGTGGTTGTAGGTAATGCAGCAGACGCTTACGGTGGGCATACTTGGAATCATGAAGAGGAGCTTGAATGCTTCTGCAAAGGTGCAACTATTCGGCCGCTACCGCCCGCCGCACGATGCGGCCCGGCACGCCAACGACCGTGGCTCCCGCCGGCACATCCTGAATAACGACGGCGCCGGCCCCGATTTTGGCCCCCGCTCCTACCTTCAGGCGGGGCAGCACCGTGGCATTGGCCCCCACCATCACCAGGTCGTCGAGCTGGCAGCCGCCGAGCAGGCGCGCGCCCGGCGAGATTTCGCAGTAGTTGCCCACCACCACGTTGTGGTGCACGGCCGCGCCGGCGTTCAGCAGCGTACCTTCCCCGAGGCGGGTAGCGTTGGCCACAAACGTATGGTGCATGATGTTGAGGCCCGCGCCCAGTTCCACCTCGTGCTGGCCAATCTGGGCGGAGGAGGCCACTACGGACTGCAGTTGCCCGCCCAGCCCACGGAATTTGTTGGCCAGCCGCTGCCGCAGGGGCCCGCCGCCCAGGCCCAGCACAAAGGCCGGATCCTGCCGGAACAGGGCCGGCACCTGCTCAAGGCTGCGCAGCACGGGGTATTTCCCGAACAGCAGCAGCTCCAGGTCCGGCGTCACGTCGTCGAAGAAATACAGGGAATCGGCTTCGGCGAGGTGCGGCAGGCACTGCAGAATTTCTATTGCGTGGCCACGGGCTCCGACTATCAGCATGCAGTCAAACGGTAGAAATTAAACTGGGAGAAAGGCTACCCGAGGCAGCCCGCTTTCGATGCAACTGGCTTTTCAACTACGCTTACAGGGCCGACTTGATGACGCGGCAGATTTCCCGTACTTCCTCGTCCGTCAGCTCGTAGTACAGCGGCAGGCATAGGGCCCGGGTGGAAATGTCTTCGGAAACCGGGGCCGACTGCGGGCCGGCATACTCCAAGGTGTTGAGCGAGGGGTAGAAGTAGCGGCGCGGGGTTACGTCGGCAGCGTTCAGGGCGTCGCGCACGGCCAGCAGCACCTGCTCGGAGGGCATCACCGTGGGGTAATACGAGTAGTTGTAGCGCGTCGTGTGCTCCTGTAGCTGGGGGCGGCGCACGGCGGTATCGGCCAGCAGCGCGTCGTACAGCTCACTGATTTCCCGGCGGCGCCGGATCAGCTCATCGACTTTGGGCAGCACGCACAGGCCCATGGCGGCGTGAAACTCCGAGCTTTTGCCGTTGACGCCCACGCCCCAGAACGCCTCGGGCCCGTTGTGTCCGAAGTTGCGCATGTAGCTGATGCGGTGGGCCAGCTCGTCGTCGTTGGTGACGATGGCGCCGCCTTCCACCGTGTGAAACAGCTTAGTGGCGTGAAAGCTCAGGGTCGAGATGTCGCCGTAGTTGAGCACCGACGTATTCTTGTAGGTCACGCCGAAGGCGTGGGCCGCGTCGTATATCACGCGCAGGTTGTGGCGCTGGGCTACGGCTTCAATGGCTTCCACGTTGCAGGGGTTGCCGTAGACGTGCGTGGCCATAATAGCCACCGTTTGGGGCGTAATGGCGGCTTCGAGCAGCGCCGGGTCGAGGCACAGCGTCAGCGGGTCGATGTCGACGAATACCGGGGTGCTGCCCTCCCACACGATGCTGGAGGTGGTAGCCACGTACGAGAAAGGAGTCGTCAGGATTTCGCCTTTCAGATCCAGCGCCTTCAGGGCTATCTGCAGGGCAATGGTGCCGTTGTTAACGAAGAATAAGTGCTTAACGCCCAGGTAGTCTTTCAGGCTTTTTTCCAGCTCCACCACCAGTGGCCCCGCGTTGGTCAAGTATACCCGCTCCCAAATACCAGCCAGATAGCCGATATATTCCTCCATCGGGGGCAGATACGACTTGGTTACATTAATGCTCATAAAAGCGGAAAGAACGTTGTAGTGAAAAATTACGCGGGGTCGGTGTTAGTCCTCGTAGCCGCGCACCGGGAATAGAACCGGGCGGCAACTGACGCTTGCCCCCGCCGACAAGGCAAGCGGCCGGCTAGGGACAACCGGAAAATGAGGGAATAAGCCTGAGCAAGGGATTAAAAATCATTTTGCACTTAACCAATATCCCTATTTCCTACTCCAGCCGCGCCCCGCGCCCCTGACATGATCTGCATTATGGCCGAATTCCCCAGCCCGAGAGACTGCAAATAGCGCCGGCGGCGGCCCGTATAGCGGATGATTGTGATGCCCATGTCCTGTGCCTTGCCTGATAAAGTAACCGAAAGGCTGCCACATGGCCCCGTATCGGATTCACAGTTCTCAAACCTTAGGTGGCGCAAAGCTAAGTATTTTGCGGCAGATAGCGCATTTATAACTAGGCCCCAGCCCCCGTCGGCTTTGCTGGCATTCAGCCTGTCGGCAGTTCGGCAGCAGCCTTTTCCGCTAGCTTGGCCACCATAAGCACCTTGGCCAGAGCCCATGAAACGGCACCATTTCGTTGCTGCCCACCGAAAGAATAGTTTTTGCGAGATATACGCGCCTGGCTGGCACACTCAGGATTTGCCCCTTGCCCCAGCAAACAAACCCGGAGTAACTTTCTAGCAGCAAGCCCCGCTCATGCTCAGGGAATAGTTATTTAAAATTATAACTATACCTATATCACAAACTCCCGGGCACCTTCCTGTCTTAAGCACAAACGCCCGCCAGCCACCTAGTATGCGGCTGGCAGGCGTTCCTGCTCGGTGGCCCCCGGCTACAGTTCGGCCCGCAGGCGGCGCGGGGCGTATACCGTGAGCGTATCCTGGTAGTTGCGCCAGTTGTACTGGTTGGGATTGTAGGGACTCAGCAAACGGCGTACTTCGACGTAATCCTGGGGAAAGTGCATTCCGTGGCTGTTCATGCAGGTCAGCAGCTCTGCGCCCGGCTTTTCGTTGATCAGCAGGAAGGCCGAGGTCAGGTCCATCTTGGTTTTGGCCAGCGCGTCGCAGTTGCGCACGTCCAGCTGCCCGAACATCCACGGGTTGCCCGGCGACACCCCATCCAGCACGTATACCAGGCCCGGCAGGTCGTACATGGCTACCACGGGCATCCCGGGCCGGAAGCCCGCCTGCCGCATCGACTGGGCCACGTCGCCCATAAACTGCGCCGTTTTGGGGTCGAGCTTCAGCACGGCGGGCGTGTGGGCTTTGCCCACGGTAACGGGCACGGTCTGCTCCAGCATGTTGGCCGCCTGCACGTAAGGAGCCAGCAGCAGGCCGTAGGCGCACTGCTCGGCAATGACGAGGGCCGGCACCACAAACACCAGGATGCGCGCCGCCGGGGCCTTGGCCACCACCGGCATGCTGACGAACATGATGAGCATCAGGGCAAACCAGTAGTTGATGTCGAGCATGAAGTTCATGAACAGGTTGTTGTAGGTGCCGACGGCGCCCACGAAGGGCAGCACGAACAACCAGCCCGCAATGATGAGCTTGCGCCACTTCAGCTTCTTGTAAGGCTCTTCCAGGTAGGCCGCGCTGAACATGGCCGTCACGATGAGCAGAATCGCCAGAAACCACACCGCCGACCGGTCGTGGTTCAGGTGCGTGTTCTTGTACAGATCCGTCCGCAGCGATTGGTAGGCCAGAAACGCCACAATCAGCAGGCCAAGGCCAATCTGAACGATGGGCGCCAGCCGCAGCTTGCCCCGCAGGTAAAACCGCGTCAGGAAAAAGCCCATCAGGATAAAGATACCGAAGGGGTAAATCAGGGTGCGGATGATGGGATACGCATCCTTCAGATACCGCACCAGCAGGCCCCCGTTGTAGCTGGTTTGCAGCAGCAGCTGGGTTTCGTGCACGAAGTTGGTACTCCAGACGCCAAACGACTGAATGCTCACAAAGAACACCAGCAGGCCCGACAGAAAGCCCAGCACCACCAGCGCCACGGGCTTGTACCACTCCTTCACGTTGGCCAGGCCGGCGTACAGACTCAGCACCAATACGCCGGTGCTCAGGGCCACCACGCTGGAGCTGCCCTTCACAAACAGGTCGAGGCCCACAAAGAGCGCGCCGAGGTAGAGGTAGGCATGCCGCCATTTCAGCTTATCGGCGCTCGGGTAGGCGCTGTACAGCAGGATGCTGCTGGCAAAAATGGCAATGCAGAAGGAGTTGATGTTGTTGTAAAAGATGGTCCGGGGAAAAATGGAGTACTGCAGGAAGTTGCCGATGACAAACAGGCCCGCAATCAGCCAGTACGGCAGCGAGCCGGCCTGGTATTTTTCCTGAATCCACTTCCAGAGGCCACCGGCCAGCAGCAACGCCGAGGCAATGGTGGTAAACAGGCTGGCCGCCCGGTAGCCGATAATAGAGGTATACGCCGGGTTCAGCACCTTGTTTACCAGCAGGTTGAAGCTGGTAAATCCGGAGCTGTACTCTTCGGGATACGTGTAGCCCAGCAGGTAAAAGCCTTCGTCGGTTAGGTCGAAGCCCTTATTTATCGTCCAGAGAAAAAGCCCAATTAGAAATGCTGCTATCAGCCCTACGAGCAGGGAGTAAAGAGAAAGCCGCGGCGCGGAGCTGTGATTCATACGGGGACAACCTGGAGGACGAAAAGCAGAGAAAAAAAGGGTGATACCGCCGAATTACAGCACCCGGTTCAGCAGATCCTGGTACTGGTGGGTGGAAATAATCTTGCCGGCGTTCAGCTCGTAGATCTGGTCACAATCGCGCAGGGTCGTGATGCGGTGCGCGATGATGAGAATGGTCATGTCGGTGCTCGACAGCCGGTCGATGGCCTCGTTTACTTCCCGCTCGGTTTCGTTGTCCAGGGCCGAAGTAGCCTCGTCCAGAATCAGGATTTCGGTGCGCTTGTAGAGGGCCCGCGCAATGCCGATGCGCTGCCGCTGCCCGCCCGACAGCTTCGAGCCCCGCTCCCCGATAAAGGTATCCACCCCGTCGGGCAGGCCGTTTACGAAGCCGCGCAGCGAAGCCTGCTCAATGGCGTATCCCAGGCGCTCCTGGTCCACGTTGGCATCACCCAGCGTGATGTTGTCCTTAATGGAAGCTTCCATCAGGAACGTATCCTGCTTGACGTAGCCAATAATGCGGTGCCAGGCTTCGATATGCTCCGGACCCAGCACTTTGCCGTCAATCAGGATGTGGCCTTGGTCTTCAATATAAAAGCGCAGCAGCAGGTTCATCAGCGTGGTTTTGCCGGAGCCGGAGCTGCCGATAAAGCCCACCTTTTGCCCCTTGCGCACCGTGAGCGACACGCCCTGTAGCGCCGGCGTCGTGGCGCCGGGGAAGCTGAACACCAGGTTGTCCAGCGTGATGTTGTTCTGAAACGAGAGCTCGGCCTGCTGCTCGGCCTGGGCCACGCGGTACTTCGGCTCCCGGTAAGCTTCCAGGTCTTCGATGGTGTACTGGCACTGCTTGAGCTGCACCATGGCCATCAGCATGCGGTTCACCGATGGCATCAGGCGGTAGGCGGCGGCGGCAAACAGGCCGACCAGCGTAATGAGGTTGGTCGAGGAGCCGGGCACGTAGATGGCGTACAGGAAAATCGTGAGCACGCCCAGGATAGCCACCATTTCGATGACTTTCAGCGGCAGCAGGGTGTAGAGGTACACCTCGGCGTCGAGCTTCTGGATTTCCCGCTGGTTGTCCAGCAATTGGTCTTTGAAGCGCTGCTGCTTGTTGGCCAGCTTCAGCTCGGCAAAGCCCGTGAACAGGTCGCCGATGATGCTGAAGGAAATAGGACGCAGTTCATTGATGCGGTTGCCAATCGACTGGGCCCGGGCGCGCAGGGCGCCGTAGGTTAGCAGCGTGGTAGGCACCAGCACCAGGGCCAGAATTACCAGCAGCAGCGGCTTATACACCAGGATGCTGACCACGATAACCAGCACGACGGCCACTTCGGAAAAGAAGATAAACAGCGGCCGCAGAATCATGTTCACGTAGGTGCTGGGCACCTGCAACGTACTGTTGATCAGCTGTGAAGAGCCCAGGTCGTTGAAATACCAGAAGGGAAAGTTCAGGTACTTGGCCAGCTGGTTCTGAATAATGCTCAAGCCCACGTTAGCCGTAAAGCGGGTTTGCAGGTAGTTGACCCAGGTCGAAAACAGGTTTTTGAACAGGAAAAACAAAAACACGCCGACAATCAGCACCAGCAGGAAGCTGCGTTCCGACTGGAAGCCCAGCCCGTCGTAGATCGGGCCGAAGTATTTGCTTTTTTGCACTCCTCCCGGCTCGGCGGCGACCATCATTACCGGTACGAGGGAAGCCAGGCCCACCACATCCAGAAAAGAAGAAACCAACAGCAACACAAACATCCAGACGGCTTTGCGTTTTTGAGGGGTAGTAAGATAATAGCGGATGCTATTAAGGGAGTATCGGATAATTCCGGTGTTCATGGCTGCGAGGTTCACGCCGAAAGCTGAGACTGGAGCCTGGCACTTGCGCGCAGCAGGCCAGGTCCGGTCTCAGTTAAGCTGGGTAGGTACGGATTTTAGCTTCTGCATGTTTTGCGAAGCGTACCGGGAACTGTAAAAGCGCCCAAGCGCCCAAACTACAAGGGAAGCAAGCTAGTGTTGCTTGCCGTAAAGGTTCTTGACAACGTACAGGGGCCGGCTGCGGGCGGCATCCAGGCCCCGCCACACGTATTCGCCGATGATACCCAGGGCAATCATCTGGAAGGCGGATACGAACAGAAGCACCAGCATCAGGGTGGTCCACCCTTCCACTTCAATGCCGCCGAATACTTTCACGCCCAGAATGTAGAGGCCGTAGAGCAGGGCCACGAAGCCCATGCCTACGCCCAGCACCGAAATGGCCCGGATGGGAAAAAAGGAAAAGGCCAGAATGGAGTCGATAAACAGCTTGATCTTCTTCTGGATGGTCCAGCGCGACTTCCCGATTTCGCGCTTGCGCCGCACGTACGGAATGTTCACGTAGGGGTAGCCCAGCCACACCATCAGGTAGAACAGGTTGCTGTTGCGCTCCTTCAACTCCAGGATATGCTCGCCGACCTGCCGGTCGAAAAAGACGAAGTCGAAGCCGCCGTCCGGAATGTTGGGCAGGGCAATTTTCTTCATCAGGGCGTGAAAGGTTTTAGCGAACAGCTGCTGCAAGCCCGTTTCTTCCCGGTCTTGGCGGTTGCCGATAATCAGCTTCAGCCCCTTTTTCCAGTAGTCGTACATCTGCACCATCAGCTCGGGCGGGTCCTGCATGTCGGCCGTGATGATGGCCATACAGTCGCCGGTAGCCTGCTCGATGCCGGCCACAATGGCGTTGTAGGAACCCACGTTGCCGGCCAGCTCCACTACCCGCACCTTATCGGGGTAAGCCGCCTGAAAGGCCAGCAGCTCCCGCAGCGTCCCGTCACCGGAGCCATCATCCACCAGGACGTACTCGAAAGTCAGCTCGGACGGGAACAGGGCCTCATTGGCAATCAGCTCCCGGCTGGTGACCGGAATATTACCTTCGTTGAAGTAGCAGGGAATGATGATCGATAACTTGGGCATCGAGGGGAAATAAGGACAGAAATTACGACTTGAAGAACGCGCGAATCGCGCGGCTGACCACTTCTACCTCTGCTTCCGTCATCCCGGGCCACATCGGCAGGCTCAGGCAGCTGGTGGCCAGCGCCTCGGCAATGGGGAAGTCACCCGCCTTGAAATTCATAAAGCGGTAGGCTTCCTGCAAGTGGGGCGGAATGGGGTAGTGAATCAGCGTGCCGATGCCCTGCTCGCCCAGGTACTTCTGCAACTCGTCGCGGCGGCTGGTACGCACCACGTACAGGTGATACACGTGGGTAGCACCGTCGGCCGTGGCGGG is a window from the Hymenobacter aquaticus genome containing:
- a CDS encoding glycosyltransferase, which encodes MPTVSVCCITYNHERFLAQAIESVLMQKTDFAVELVLGEDCSTDSTRQIALDYQRRYPDRIRLLLPEKNLGVMGNFLATLQASTGTYIALLEGDDYWTSPDKLQRQVDILEAHPGCTTCIHDAEEFMDDNSIPPRLFSDKYSAVLPKHEKEFTQGDIAQYGWFIPTASMVFRRSALFPIPEWVHSAFSGDYSLHLLLTRTGNIYYLPEVMSHYRLHPGGIMSATQNARIIARNKKQIFETSYYKQMVDARYHGRFNEFLEGLHFDQSARLRQDGNRLESYYNYWKAISVVGRGRTVSHLKQLAYQWYQKLTGK
- a CDS encoding NeuD/PglB/VioB family sugar acetyltransferase, giving the protein MLIVGARGHAIEILQCLPHLAEADSLYFFDDVTPDLELLLFGKYPVLRSLEQVPALFRQDPAFVLGLGGGPLRQRLANKFRGLGGQLQSVVASSAQIGQHEVELGAGLNIMHHTFVANATRLGEGTLLNAGAAVHHNVVVGNYCEISPGARLLGGCQLDDLVMVGANATVLPRLKVGAGAKIGAGAVVIQDVPAGATVVGVPGRIVRRAVAAE
- a CDS encoding DegT/DnrJ/EryC1/StrS family aminotransferase is translated as MSINVTKSYLPPMEEYIGYLAGIWERVYLTNAGPLVVELEKSLKDYLGVKHLFFVNNGTIALQIALKALDLKGEILTTPFSYVATTSSIVWEGSTPVFVDIDPLTLCLDPALLEAAITPQTVAIMATHVYGNPCNVEAIEAVAQRHNLRVIYDAAHAFGVTYKNTSVLNYGDISTLSFHATKLFHTVEGGAIVTNDDELAHRISYMRNFGHNGPEAFWGVGVNGKSSEFHAAMGLCVLPKVDELIRRRREISELYDALLADTAVRRPQLQEHTTRYNYSYYPTVMPSEQVLLAVRDALNAADVTPRRYFYPSLNTLEYAGPQSAPVSEDISTRALCLPLYYELTDEEVREICRVIKSAL
- a CDS encoding ABC transporter ATP-binding protein; amino-acid sequence: MNTGIIRYSLNSIRYYLTTPQKRKAVWMFVLLLVSSFLDVVGLASLVPVMMVAAEPGGVQKSKYFGPIYDGLGFQSERSFLLVLIVGVFLFFLFKNLFSTWVNYLQTRFTANVGLSIIQNQLAKYLNFPFWYFNDLGSSQLINSTLQVPSTYVNMILRPLFIFFSEVAVVLVIVVSILVYKPLLLVILALVLVPTTLLTYGALRARAQSIGNRINELRPISFSIIGDLFTGFAELKLANKQQRFKDQLLDNQREIQKLDAEVYLYTLLPLKVIEMVAILGVLTIFLYAIYVPGSSTNLITLVGLFAAAAYRLMPSVNRMLMAMVQLKQCQYTIEDLEAYREPKYRVAQAEQQAELSFQNNITLDNLVFSFPGATTPALQGVSLTVRKGQKVGFIGSSGSGKTTLMNLLLRFYIEDQGHILIDGKVLGPEHIEAWHRIIGYVKQDTFLMEASIKDNITLGDANVDQERLGYAIEQASLRGFVNGLPDGVDTFIGERGSKLSGGQRQRIGIARALYKRTEILILDEATSALDNETEREVNEAIDRLSSTDMTILIIAHRITTLRDCDQIYELNAGKIISTHQYQDLLNRVL
- a CDS encoding glycosyltransferase family 2 protein yields the protein MPKLSIIIPCYFNEGNIPVTSRELIANEALFPSELTFEYVLVDDGSGDGTLRELLAFQAAYPDKVRVVELAGNVGSYNAIVAGIEQATGDCMAIITADMQDPPELMVQMYDYWKKGLKLIIGNRQDREETGLQQLFAKTFHALMKKIALPNIPDGGFDFVFFDRQVGEHILELKERNSNLFYLMVWLGYPYVNIPYVRRKREIGKSRWTIQKKIKLFIDSILAFSFFPIRAISVLGVGMGFVALLYGLYILGVKVFGGIEVEGWTTLMLVLLFVSAFQMIALGIIGEYVWRGLDAARSRPLYVVKNLYGKQH